A region of Ramlibacter agri DNA encodes the following proteins:
- a CDS encoding peptide chain release factor 3 yields the protein MSASPFAAEVRRRRTFAIISHPDAGKTTLTEKLLLFSGAIQIAGAVKGRKASRHATSDWMEIEKQRGISVASSVMQMLYRDHVVNLLDTPGHKDFSEDTYRVLTAVDAALMVIDAANGVEAQTKRLIEVCRQRDTPIITFVNKMDREVREPLDILDEVERELGMPCVPMTWPVGKGKSFGGIMNLRSQAMTVFESGSERRPQDFDTIPLADGAELQKRFGLDYDAAAESMELAVGASPEWNHADFLAARQTPVFFGSAVNNFGVMEVLDALVDLAPPPQARKSSAVVNRQPVERIVEPDDEAFSGVVFKVQANMDPSHRDRIAFVRMASGKFTPGMKLKVQRTAKELRPTSVVTFMSQRREAVDEAYAGDIIGFTTHGGVQLGDTITDGSVSLQYTGLPFFAPELFMVVVLKNPLRTKQLQQGLAQLGEEGAIQVFRPEIGGPMLLGAVGQLQFEVVQHRLKTEYDCDVRLEGCPYTGARWITADTPAELKAFTDAYPQRLSLDAANALAFLCTSPYDVRLAQERFPKIHFHLLREHAGLSLQNAG from the coding sequence TTGTCCGCTTCGCCCTTTGCCGCCGAAGTGCGGCGCCGCCGTACCTTCGCCATCATTTCCCACCCCGACGCCGGCAAGACGACGTTGACGGAAAAGCTGCTGCTGTTCTCCGGCGCGATCCAGATCGCGGGCGCGGTGAAGGGCCGCAAGGCTTCACGCCACGCCACCTCCGACTGGATGGAGATCGAGAAGCAGCGCGGCATCTCGGTGGCCTCGTCCGTCATGCAGATGCTGTACCGCGACCACGTGGTCAACCTGCTGGACACCCCGGGCCACAAGGACTTCTCCGAAGACACCTATCGCGTGCTGACGGCCGTGGACGCCGCGCTGATGGTGATCGACGCCGCCAACGGCGTGGAAGCGCAGACCAAGCGCCTGATCGAGGTCTGCCGCCAGCGCGACACGCCCATCATCACCTTCGTCAACAAGATGGACCGCGAGGTGCGCGAGCCCCTGGATATCCTCGACGAAGTCGAGCGCGAGCTGGGCATGCCCTGCGTGCCCATGACCTGGCCCGTGGGCAAGGGCAAGAGCTTCGGCGGCATCATGAACCTGCGCTCGCAGGCCATGACCGTGTTCGAGTCCGGCAGCGAGCGCCGCCCGCAGGACTTCGACACCATTCCGCTGGCCGACGGCGCGGAACTGCAGAAGCGCTTCGGCCTCGACTACGACGCCGCCGCCGAGAGCATGGAACTGGCCGTCGGCGCCTCGCCCGAGTGGAACCACGCGGACTTCCTGGCCGCCAGGCAGACGCCGGTGTTCTTCGGCTCCGCCGTCAACAACTTCGGCGTGATGGAAGTGCTGGACGCCCTGGTCGACCTGGCGCCGCCGCCGCAGGCGCGCAAGAGCAGCGCGGTCGTCAACCGCCAGCCGGTCGAGCGCATCGTGGAGCCCGACGACGAAGCCTTCTCCGGCGTCGTCTTCAAGGTGCAGGCCAACATGGACCCGTCGCACCGCGACCGCATCGCCTTCGTCCGCATGGCCTCGGGCAAGTTCACGCCCGGCATGAAGCTGAAGGTGCAGCGCACGGCCAAGGAACTGCGGCCGACCTCCGTGGTGACCTTCATGTCGCAGCGGCGCGAGGCGGTGGACGAGGCTTACGCCGGCGACATCATCGGCTTCACCACGCACGGCGGCGTGCAGCTGGGCGACACCATCACCGACGGCAGCGTGAGCCTGCAGTACACCGGCCTGCCCTTCTTCGCGCCCGAACTGTTCATGGTCGTGGTGCTGAAGAACCCGCTGCGCACCAAGCAGCTGCAGCAGGGCCTGGCCCAGCTCGGCGAGGAAGGCGCGATCCAGGTGTTCCGCCCCGAGATCGGCGGCCCGATGCTGCTGGGCGCGGTCGGCCAGCTGCAGTTCGAAGTGGTCCAGCACCGCCTGAAGACCGAATACGACTGCGACGTGCGGCTGGAAGGCTGCCCTTACACCGGCGCGCGCTGGATCACGGCGGACACGCCGGCCGAGCTCAAGGCGTTCACGGACGCCTATCCGCAGCGGCTGTCGCTGGACGCGGCCAACGCGCTGGCCTTCCTGTGCACCTCACCGTACGACGTGCGGCTGGCCCAGGAGCGTTTCCCCAAGATCCACTTCCACCTGCTGCGCGAGCACGCCGGGCTGTCGCTGCAGAACGCCGGCTGA
- the metF gene encoding methylenetetrahydrofolate reductase [NAD(P)H] — protein sequence MMLPLSLEFFPPKTAEGSDKLRAARKQLYALKPDFCSVTYGAGGSTQAGTFTAVTEILAEGVDAASHFSCVGATRAKVRDQLEVLRSMGVKRLVALRGDLPSGYGIGGEFLYASELVEFIRAETGDAFRIEVACYPEIHPQAKSPDADMKAFVTKVKAGADSAITQYFYSADAYFRFVDEARKLGVAVPIVPGIMPITNSSQLLRFSDACGAEVPRWIRLRLQSFGDDVKAIRAFGLDVVAALCEQLQRGGAPGLHFYTMNQAGPTLALCERLA from the coding sequence CTGATGCTTCCCCTCAGCCTCGAATTCTTCCCGCCCAAGACGGCGGAAGGCAGCGACAAGCTGCGCGCCGCGCGCAAGCAGCTGTACGCGCTGAAGCCCGACTTCTGCTCGGTCACCTACGGCGCCGGCGGTTCCACCCAGGCCGGCACGTTCACCGCGGTCACCGAGATCCTGGCCGAAGGCGTGGACGCGGCCAGCCATTTCTCCTGCGTAGGCGCCACGCGCGCCAAGGTGCGTGACCAGCTCGAAGTGCTGCGCTCCATGGGCGTCAAGCGCCTGGTGGCGCTGCGCGGCGACCTGCCCAGCGGCTACGGCATCGGCGGCGAGTTCCTGTACGCCAGCGAGCTGGTGGAGTTCATCCGCGCCGAGACCGGCGATGCCTTCCGCATCGAGGTGGCCTGCTACCCGGAGATCCACCCGCAGGCGAAGTCGCCGGACGCCGACATGAAGGCCTTCGTCACCAAGGTGAAGGCCGGCGCCGATTCGGCGATCACGCAGTACTTCTACAGCGCCGATGCCTACTTCCGCTTCGTCGACGAAGCGCGCAAGCTGGGCGTGGCCGTGCCCATCGTGCCGGGCATCATGCCCATCACCAACTCCAGCCAGCTGCTGCGCTTCTCGGACGCCTGCGGCGCCGAGGTGCCGCGCTGGATCCGCCTGCGGCTGCAAAGCTTCGGCGACGACGTGAAGGCTATCCGCGCTTTCGGCCTCGACGTGGTGGCGGCGCTGTGCGAGCAGCTGCAGCGCGGTGGCGCGCCCGGCTTGCACTTCTACACGATGAACCAGGCGGGGCCGACGCTGGCCTTGTGCGAGCGGCTCGCGTAA
- a CDS encoding porin, which translates to MKKLRLAACLAAFAALASGAQAQSSVTLTGTVDVFAGSLENPGDGGHRTVVNSGGMTTSWFGFKGTEDLGGGLKANFALTSFFQADSGNPGRFSGDPFFSRDANVSLASDSWGSLTLGRALAPNFLPTVIFNPFGDSFTFSPLVLHNNISLFNATGWTATTPSDTGWSNEILYTTPSFGGLTGNLHYQLGEQANAAGIHNLGANLLYFHGNFAATAFIERDQVSNPSPAPFATGDRKTDWMGAASYDFSVVKVCGSYGRAWSDTLAPAWKTWSAGASAPIGAGRLLAAYAHTEVNTGAERKTFSLGYDYFLSKSTDLYLVGMRDDVSGFGSGDSFGAGIRKRF; encoded by the coding sequence ATGAAGAAACTTCGTCTGGCCGCATGCCTTGCGGCCTTTGCCGCGCTCGCCTCGGGCGCACAGGCCCAAAGCTCGGTCACCTTGACGGGCACCGTCGACGTCTTCGCCGGCAGCCTCGAAAACCCCGGCGACGGCGGCCACCGCACCGTGGTGAACAGCGGCGGCATGACCACCTCGTGGTTCGGCTTCAAGGGCACCGAGGACCTCGGTGGCGGCCTCAAGGCCAACTTCGCGCTGACGTCCTTCTTCCAGGCCGACAGCGGCAACCCGGGCCGCTTCAGCGGCGACCCCTTCTTCTCGCGCGACGCCAACGTCTCGCTCGCCAGCGACAGCTGGGGCTCGCTGACCTTGGGCCGCGCGCTGGCACCGAACTTCCTGCCCACGGTGATCTTCAATCCCTTCGGCGATTCCTTCACCTTCTCGCCGCTGGTCCTGCACAACAACATCAGCCTGTTCAACGCCACCGGCTGGACGGCGACCACGCCCTCGGACACGGGCTGGTCCAACGAGATCCTGTACACGACGCCTAGCTTCGGCGGGCTCACCGGCAACCTGCACTACCAGCTGGGCGAGCAGGCCAACGCCGCCGGCATCCACAACCTCGGCGCCAACCTGCTGTACTTCCACGGCAACTTCGCGGCCACCGCTTTCATCGAGCGCGACCAGGTCAGCAACCCGTCGCCGGCGCCGTTTGCCACGGGCGACCGCAAGACCGACTGGATGGGAGCCGCCTCTTACGACTTCAGCGTGGTGAAGGTCTGCGGCAGCTACGGCCGCGCCTGGTCGGACACGCTGGCACCGGCGTGGAAGACCTGGTCGGCGGGAGCCTCGGCGCCGATCGGCGCGGGCCGGCTGCTGGCCGCGTACGCGCACACGGAAGTGAACACCGGCGCCGAGCGCAAGACCTTCTCGCTGGGCTACGACTACTTCCTGTCCAAGAGCACCGACCTGTACCTCGTGGGCATGCGCGACGACGTCAGCGGCTTCGGCAGCGGCGACAGCTTCGGCGCCGGCATCCGCAAGCGCTTCTGA
- the ahcY gene encoding adenosylhomocysteinase, with protein sequence MNAALKPAAPADSAITDISLADWGRKEIRIAETEMPGLMAIRAEYAKSQPLKGARITGSLHMTIQTAVLIETLQALGATVRWASCNIFSTQDHAAAAIAAGGTPVFAVKGESLEDYWDYTHRIFDFGAKGSAGEGPNMILDDGGDATLLMHLGQRAEKDASLVAGNGGSEEERILFASIRKKLAEDSTWYSRKAREIIGVTEETTTGVHRLVEMSNKGTLLFRAINVNDSVTKSKFDNLYGCRESLVDGIKRATDVMIAGKVAVVAGYGDVGKGSAQALRALSAQVWVTEIDPINALQAAMEGYRVVTMDYAADKADIFVTTTGNKDVITYKHMAAMKDQSIVCNIGHFDNEIDVASLEKQCKWEEIKPQVDHVIFADGKRIILLAKGRLVNLGCGTGHPSYVMSSSFANQTIAQIELFTKPDAYQAGKVYVLPKHLDEKVARLQLSKLGAQLTVLTDAQAAYIGVDKNGPYKPDTYRY encoded by the coding sequence ATGAACGCCGCACTCAAGCCTGCCGCCCCCGCCGACAGCGCCATCACCGACATTTCCCTGGCCGACTGGGGCCGCAAGGAAATCCGCATCGCCGAGACCGAGATGCCCGGCCTGATGGCGATCCGCGCCGAATACGCCAAGAGCCAGCCGCTGAAGGGCGCGCGCATCACCGGCTCGCTGCACATGACGATCCAGACCGCGGTGCTGATCGAGACGCTGCAAGCCCTGGGCGCCACCGTGCGCTGGGCCTCGTGCAACATCTTCTCCACGCAGGACCACGCCGCCGCCGCCATCGCCGCCGGCGGCACGCCGGTGTTCGCCGTCAAGGGCGAATCGCTGGAAGACTACTGGGACTACACCCACCGCATCTTCGACTTCGGCGCCAAGGGCAGCGCGGGCGAAGGCCCCAACATGATCCTGGACGACGGCGGCGATGCCACGCTGCTGATGCACCTGGGCCAGCGCGCCGAGAAGGACGCCTCCCTGGTCGCCGGCAACGGCGGCAGCGAGGAAGAGCGCATCCTGTTCGCCTCCATCCGCAAGAAGCTGGCCGAGGATTCGACCTGGTATTCGCGCAAGGCCAGGGAAATCATCGGCGTCACCGAAGAGACCACCACCGGCGTGCACCGCCTGGTCGAGATGTCCAACAAGGGCACGCTGCTGTTCCGCGCGATCAACGTCAACGACTCCGTCACCAAGAGCAAGTTCGACAACCTGTACGGCTGCCGCGAGTCGCTGGTGGACGGCATCAAGCGCGCCACCGACGTCATGATCGCCGGCAAGGTCGCCGTGGTTGCCGGTTACGGCGACGTGGGCAAGGGTTCGGCCCAGGCCTTGCGCGCGCTGTCGGCGCAGGTCTGGGTCACCGAGATCGACCCCATCAACGCCCTGCAGGCCGCGATGGAAGGCTACCGCGTCGTCACGATGGACTACGCCGCCGACAAGGCCGACATCTTCGTCACGACCACCGGCAACAAGGACGTGATCACCTACAAGCACATGGCCGCGATGAAGGATCAGTCCATCGTCTGCAACATCGGCCACTTCGACAATGAGATCGACGTCGCGTCGCTCGAGAAGCAGTGCAAGTGGGAAGAGATCAAGCCGCAGGTCGACCACGTGATCTTCGCGGACGGCAAGCGCATCATCCTGCTGGCCAAGGGCCGCCTGGTGAACCTGGGCTGCGGCACCGGCCACCCCAGCTACGTGATGTCGTCCTCGTTCGCCAACCAGACCATCGCGCAGATCGAGCTGTTCACCAAGCCCGACGCCTACCAGGCCGGCAAGGTCTACGTGCTGCCGAAGCACCTGGACGAGAAGGTCGCGCGCCTGCAGCTGTCGAAGCTGGGCGCGCAGCTGACCGTGCTGACCGATGCCCAGGCCGCGTACATCGGCGTGGACAAGAACGGTCCGTACAAGCCCGATACGTACCGCTACTAA
- a CDS encoding dipeptide ABC transporter ATP-binding protein, which yields MNPQALVRVDGLSLEVAASGKRVVESVSFEVQPGELVGIVGESGSGKTMVARALMRLEPVAIRRAGGSIAFEGRDVHALSPKELRAVRGGRVGMVFQEPMTSLNPAMRIRAQLEEGLVKHCRVGADERHRLMTDMLRRVGIGDVEQALRAYPHEFSGGMRQRIMLASVMLLKPALLIADEPTTALDAVVQKEVVELMVGLARTEQTAVLMISHDLSMVARYTDRVIVMSQGEVVEQGPTAQLMAAPQHPYTRKLLDAMPRRLAPKVIAPAPRPLVEVKGLTVDYAARSGAFRKGEAKRALHGIDLAIQPGEVLAVVGGSGSGKTTLGRAIAGLLSPSGGGIRFDGMPVGERGQPAWRDYRLNCQMVFQDPYSSLDPRMTIAAAIGESLRHLALTAARQTARVDEALEEVGLAASYRDRYPHELSGGQRQRVAIARAVARRPRFVIADEPVSALDMTVRAQVLDLFADLQARHGFACMFISHDLAVVEQVADRVVVMEQGRIVEQGSRDEIFDSPRHDYTRTLLSAIPALEPTGSGGVKLRWRLAGESAGVLQRQPGVLAQQVEVDLGETLLGQPHVVR from the coding sequence AAGTGGCCGCCAGCGGCAAGCGCGTGGTGGAGAGCGTGTCCTTCGAGGTGCAGCCCGGTGAACTGGTCGGCATCGTCGGCGAATCCGGCAGCGGCAAGACCATGGTGGCCCGCGCACTGATGCGGCTGGAGCCCGTGGCGATCCGCCGCGCTGGCGGCAGCATCGCTTTCGAGGGCCGCGACGTGCACGCGCTGTCGCCGAAGGAATTGCGGGCCGTGCGCGGCGGCCGCGTCGGCATGGTGTTCCAGGAGCCCATGACCTCGCTGAATCCGGCCATGCGGATCCGGGCGCAGCTGGAGGAAGGGCTGGTCAAGCATTGCCGCGTGGGCGCCGACGAGCGCCACCGGCTGATGACGGACATGCTGCGGCGCGTGGGCATCGGCGACGTGGAGCAAGCGCTGCGCGCCTATCCGCACGAGTTCTCGGGCGGCATGCGGCAGCGGATCATGCTGGCCTCGGTGATGCTGCTGAAGCCGGCGCTGCTGATCGCCGACGAACCCACCACCGCGCTCGACGCCGTGGTGCAGAAGGAAGTGGTGGAACTGATGGTGGGCCTGGCGCGCACCGAGCAGACCGCGGTGCTGATGATCAGCCACGACCTGTCGATGGTGGCGCGCTACACCGACCGCGTGATCGTCATGTCCCAGGGCGAGGTGGTGGAGCAGGGTCCGACCGCGCAGCTGATGGCCGCGCCGCAGCACCCTTACACCCGCAAGCTCCTGGATGCGATGCCGCGCCGGCTGGCGCCCAAGGTCATCGCTCCGGCGCCGCGTCCCCTCGTGGAGGTGAAGGGCCTGACGGTGGATTACGCCGCCAGGAGCGGCGCCTTTCGCAAGGGCGAGGCCAAGCGCGCGCTGCATGGGATCGACCTGGCCATCCAGCCGGGCGAGGTGCTGGCTGTCGTGGGTGGCAGCGGCTCGGGCAAGACCACTCTGGGTCGCGCCATCGCCGGCCTGTTGTCACCTTCCGGCGGCGGGATCCGGTTCGACGGCATGCCCGTGGGCGAGCGCGGGCAGCCGGCCTGGCGCGACTACCGGCTCAACTGCCAGATGGTGTTCCAGGATCCGTATTCCTCGCTGGACCCGCGCATGACCATCGCCGCGGCGATCGGCGAATCGCTGCGCCACCTCGCGCTGACGGCGGCCCGGCAAACCGCGCGCGTGGACGAAGCGCTGGAGGAAGTGGGCCTGGCGGCTTCGTATCGCGACCGCTATCCGCACGAGCTCTCGGGCGGCCAGCGGCAGCGAGTGGCCATCGCGCGGGCAGTGGCGCGGCGGCCGCGCTTCGTGATCGCCGACGAGCCCGTGTCCGCGCTGGACATGACGGTGCGCGCGCAGGTGCTGGACCTGTTCGCGGACCTGCAGGCGCGGCATGGCTTCGCCTGCATGTTCATCAGCCACGACCTGGCGGTGGTGGAGCAGGTAGCCGACCGCGTCGTCGTGATGGAGCAGGGCCGCATCGTGGAGCAGGGCAGCCGCGACGAGATCTTCGACAGCCCGCGCCACGACTACACCCGGACCCTGCTGTCGGCCATCCCCGCGCTGGAGCCCACCGGCTCCGGCGGGGTGAAGCTGCGCTGGCGCCTGGCCGGCGAATCAGCCGGCGTTCTGCAGCGACAGCCCGGCGTGCTCGCGCAGCAGGTGGAAGTGGATCTTGGGGAAACGCTCCTGGGCCAGCCGCACGTCGTACGGTGA
- a CDS encoding bile acid:sodium symporter family protein translates to MQALVRLSNFVGKTFAFWVLLFAALAYFAPGQFKFLAAFIVPLLGVIMFGMGLTLSKEDFREVFRRPWHVFIACLGHFVIMPGLAWLLCKLLQLPPEIAVGVILVGCCPSGTASNVMTFLAKGDVALSVAVSAVTTLLAPLITPALIYLLASQWLHVDAAAMFWSIVQVVMLPIALGVIAQSLLRDKVKLAVGVLPLVSVVAIVAIVAAVVAASQQKLATSGLLIFGVVVLHNGLGLLLGYLLGKLTGMPMAKRKALSIEVGMQNSGLGAALAAAHFSPLAAVPSAIFSVWHNISGGLVATWYQRFEDQPKDEAPAGAEAEPA, encoded by the coding sequence ATGCAGGCCCTCGTCCGCCTGAGCAATTTCGTCGGCAAGACCTTTGCCTTCTGGGTGCTGCTGTTCGCAGCGCTCGCCTATTTCGCCCCCGGCCAGTTCAAGTTCCTGGCGGCCTTCATCGTCCCGCTGCTGGGCGTCATCATGTTCGGCATGGGCCTGACCCTGTCGAAGGAAGACTTCCGCGAAGTCTTCCGCCGCCCGTGGCACGTGTTCATCGCCTGCCTGGGCCACTTCGTCATCATGCCGGGCCTCGCCTGGCTGCTGTGCAAGCTGCTGCAACTGCCGCCGGAGATCGCCGTCGGCGTGATCCTGGTGGGTTGCTGCCCCAGCGGCACGGCTTCCAACGTCATGACCTTCCTGGCCAAGGGCGACGTGGCGCTGTCGGTCGCCGTGAGCGCCGTCACCACGCTGCTGGCGCCCCTGATCACGCCGGCGCTGATCTACCTGCTGGCCAGCCAGTGGCTGCACGTCGATGCCGCGGCCATGTTCTGGTCGATCGTGCAGGTGGTGATGCTGCCGATCGCGCTGGGCGTCATCGCGCAGTCGCTGCTGCGTGACAAGGTGAAGCTGGCCGTGGGCGTGCTGCCGCTCGTGTCGGTGGTCGCCATCGTGGCGATCGTGGCCGCGGTGGTGGCAGCCAGCCAGCAGAAGCTGGCCACCAGCGGCCTGCTGATCTTCGGCGTGGTGGTGCTGCACAACGGCCTGGGCCTGCTGCTCGGCTACCTGCTGGGCAAGTTGACGGGCATGCCGATGGCCAAGCGCAAGGCGCTGTCCATCGAAGTGGGCATGCAGAACTCCGGCCTCGGCGCCGCGCTCGCCGCCGCCCACTTCTCGCCGCTGGCCGCCGTGCCCAGCGCGATCTTCAGCGTGTGGCACAACATCTCGGGCGGGCTGGTGGCCACCTGGTACCAGCGCTTCGAGGACCAGCCCAAGGACGAAGCGCCGGCTGGCGCCGAGGCCGAGCCGGCGTGA
- a CDS encoding ATP-dependent DNA ligase translates to MPSATPAPPIEPMLAKIAEALPEAPGFLFEPKWDGFRALVFRGAEQTYLQSRDLRPLNRYFPELEKALHEALPKGCVVDGEIVLATPHGLDFDALQQRIHPAPSRIARLAKETPASFVAFDLLAAGGRSTMELPQAERRTRLERLLAKARPPLHLTPVTRDRAQAEEWLQKFEGAGLDGVMAKLENATYQPGKRAMLKIKHVRSADCVVAGFRWYKDSNDAIGSLLLGLYDDDGVLQHVGVTSSFAMEMRKSVLQELEPLREGALEQHPWRDWAGAATGESQRMPGAQSRWSGGKDLGWEPLRPERVCEVKYDHLQGERFRHAAVFLRWRPDKPPQECRYDQLEVTTPFELAKVFGAKASA, encoded by the coding sequence ATGCCTTCCGCCACGCCCGCCCCGCCCATCGAACCGATGCTGGCCAAGATCGCCGAGGCCCTGCCCGAGGCGCCCGGCTTCCTGTTCGAGCCCAAGTGGGACGGTTTCCGCGCGCTCGTGTTCCGCGGCGCCGAGCAGACCTACCTGCAAAGCCGTGACCTGCGGCCGCTGAACCGCTACTTCCCCGAGCTGGAGAAGGCGCTGCACGAAGCCCTGCCCAAGGGTTGCGTGGTCGACGGCGAGATCGTCCTGGCCACGCCGCACGGGCTGGACTTCGACGCGCTGCAGCAGCGCATCCACCCCGCACCCTCGCGCATCGCGCGGCTGGCCAAGGAGACGCCGGCCAGCTTCGTCGCCTTCGACCTGCTGGCCGCCGGCGGCAGATCGACGATGGAGCTGCCGCAAGCCGAGCGCCGCACGCGGCTGGAGCGCCTGCTGGCCAAGGCCAGGCCGCCGCTGCATCTGACGCCGGTGACGCGCGACCGCGCGCAGGCCGAGGAGTGGCTGCAGAAGTTCGAAGGCGCGGGGCTGGACGGCGTGATGGCCAAGCTGGAGAACGCCACCTACCAGCCCGGCAAGCGCGCCATGCTCAAGATCAAGCACGTGCGCAGCGCCGATTGCGTGGTGGCCGGCTTCCGCTGGTACAAGGACAGCAACGACGCCATCGGCTCGCTGCTGCTGGGGCTCTACGACGACGACGGCGTGCTGCAGCACGTGGGCGTCACGTCCTCCTTTGCCATGGAGATGCGCAAGTCGGTGCTGCAGGAGCTGGAGCCCTTGCGCGAGGGCGCGCTGGAGCAGCATCCGTGGCGCGACTGGGCCGGGGCGGCGACGGGCGAGTCGCAGCGCATGCCCGGCGCACAGAGCCGCTGGAGCGGCGGCAAGGACCTGGGCTGGGAGCCGCTGCGGCCGGAGCGCGTGTGCGAGGTCAAGTACGACCACCTGCAGGGCGAGCGCTTCCGCCACGCCGCCGTGTTCCTGCGCTGGCGGCCCGACAAGCCGCCGCAGGAGTGCCGCTACGACCAGCTGGAAGTGACGACGCCGTTCGAGCTGGCGAAGGTGTTCGGGGCTAAGGCTTCCGCTTGA
- a CDS encoding DNA-3-methyladenine glycosylase I has protein sequence MPTEQLQRCSWANGDDALMAKYHDEEWGVPQRDPRMLWEMLMLEGFQAGLSWRTILHKREAFRKGFAGFDPRKVARFGEKQVAALLDNPGIVRSRAKIEATIAGAKIWCDMQDRGEDFAEFCWSFTDGKVLHGDGQHVPASTPLSTEISRELRQRGFNFVGPVIVYAWMQAVGIVEDHAHGCFKRKP, from the coding sequence ATGCCGACCGAACAACTCCAACGCTGCTCCTGGGCCAACGGCGACGACGCCCTGATGGCGAAGTACCACGACGAGGAATGGGGCGTCCCCCAGCGCGACCCGCGCATGCTGTGGGAGATGCTGATGCTGGAAGGCTTCCAGGCGGGGCTGTCCTGGCGGACCATCCTGCACAAGCGGGAAGCCTTCCGCAAAGGCTTCGCCGGCTTCGACCCGCGCAAGGTGGCCCGCTTCGGCGAGAAGCAGGTGGCGGCGCTGCTGGACAACCCCGGCATCGTCCGCTCGCGCGCCAAGATCGAGGCGACCATCGCCGGCGCCAAGATCTGGTGCGACATGCAGGACCGCGGCGAGGACTTCGCCGAGTTCTGCTGGTCCTTCACGGACGGCAAGGTGCTGCACGGCGACGGCCAGCACGTGCCGGCCAGCACGCCGCTGTCGACGGAGATCTCCCGCGAGCTGCGCCAGCGCGGCTTCAACTTCGTCGGGCCGGTGATCGTCTACGCGTGGATGCAGGCGGTGGGGATCGTGGAGGACCACGCGCACGGGTGCTTCAAGCGGAAGCCTTAG
- a CDS encoding TlyA family RNA methyltransferase — protein sequence MRADQLLVERGLAASRSQAQRLIAAGVQWFDGANWKAVAKNGDEIPDRAQLQLLDAAESRYVSRGGLKLEGALRAAKLDASGWTCLDVGQSTGGFTDCLLQQGAARVVGVDVGHGQLNDKLRQDPRVVAHEKLNARELRAEQVGSGFDLVTGDLSFISLTLVLPALVPLLKAGGQLLMLVKPQFELQPGDIGKGGIVRDSALYAQVERKLRDACLPLGLAVIGWYDSPIAGGDGNREFFLHATRSD from the coding sequence ATGCGTGCCGACCAGCTTCTCGTCGAACGCGGCCTGGCCGCTTCGCGCTCGCAGGCGCAGCGGCTGATCGCCGCTGGCGTCCAGTGGTTCGATGGCGCCAACTGGAAGGCCGTCGCCAAGAACGGCGACGAGATTCCGGACCGGGCGCAGTTGCAGCTGCTGGATGCCGCGGAGTCGCGCTACGTCTCGCGCGGTGGCCTCAAGCTGGAAGGCGCCTTGCGCGCCGCCAAGCTCGATGCCAGCGGCTGGACCTGCCTCGATGTCGGCCAGTCCACCGGCGGCTTCACCGATTGCCTGCTGCAGCAAGGTGCTGCGCGGGTGGTCGGCGTCGACGTCGGGCACGGGCAGTTGAACGACAAGCTGCGCCAGGATCCGCGGGTCGTGGCCCACGAAAAGCTCAATGCGCGCGAGTTGCGGGCGGAGCAGGTGGGCAGCGGCTTCGACCTGGTGACCGGCGACCTGTCGTTCATCTCGCTGACGCTGGTGCTGCCGGCCCTGGTGCCGCTGTTGAAGGCCGGCGGCCAGCTGCTGATGCTGGTGAAGCCGCAGTTCGAACTGCAGCCGGGCGACATCGGCAAGGGCGGCATCGTGCGCGACTCCGCGCTCTACGCGCAGGTCGAACGCAAGCTGCGCGATGCCTGCCTGCCGCTGGGCCTCGCAGTGATCGGCTGGTATGACAGCCCCATCGCGGGTGGCGACGGCAACCGCGAGTTCTTTTTGCATGCAACGAGGAGCGACTGA